One Thioclava electrotropha DNA segment encodes these proteins:
- a CDS encoding LysR family transcriptional regulator, whose product MKNSVSPDDLSVLLTVLREGGFRAASRRLGIAPSNVSATVTRIEAQLGTPVLRRTTRSLHLTDAGQLLVDRVRPLLSALEAACHEVATLGAQVQGRLKLNVPGAVMPDILPSLLAHYRARYPNVEVEIVVESGLIDIVAMGYDAGIRYGSVLEQDMISIPIGPRRQQMVCAASPEYLEARGVPQTPEDLTAHDAIRYRLDDGAMLPWVLQNKGRSVRVEPKNALILSVGALNTGLKYAQSGLGVIHTFHNWIGDDFDAGRLLPVLPDWRSELDGPRLYYPNRFTPAPLRAFIEICQGES is encoded by the coding sequence GTGAAGAACAGTGTTTCCCCCGACGATCTCTCTGTCTTGCTGACGGTGCTGCGCGAAGGGGGCTTTCGTGCCGCGTCTCGCAGGCTCGGGATCGCCCCCTCGAATGTCAGCGCCACCGTCACGCGGATTGAAGCGCAACTTGGCACACCTGTTTTGCGTCGCACGACGCGAAGCCTGCATCTGACCGATGCGGGGCAGCTCTTGGTGGATCGCGTGCGCCCTTTGTTGTCCGCGTTGGAGGCTGCGTGTCACGAGGTGGCAACGCTTGGGGCGCAGGTGCAAGGTCGGCTGAAGCTAAACGTGCCGGGCGCGGTGATGCCCGACATCTTGCCATCGCTGCTCGCGCACTATCGGGCACGCTACCCGAATGTTGAGGTGGAAATCGTCGTTGAGAGCGGTTTGATCGACATCGTGGCCATGGGCTATGATGCGGGCATTCGCTATGGCAGCGTGCTTGAGCAAGATATGATTTCAATTCCGATTGGACCACGTCGACAGCAGATGGTGTGTGCCGCGTCCCCCGAATACCTAGAGGCGCGCGGGGTGCCTCAAACCCCAGAAGATCTTACCGCACATGATGCGATCCGATATCGGTTGGACGATGGCGCGATGCTGCCTTGGGTTCTGCAAAACAAAGGACGCTCCGTGCGTGTTGAACCAAAAAACGCGCTCATTCTCAGCGTCGGCGCCCTCAACACCGGCTTAAAATATGCGCAATCAGGGTTGGGGGTCATACACACCTTCCATAATTGGATTGGCGATGATTTTGACGCAGGACGCCTTCTGCCTGTTCTGCCAGACTGGCGATCTGAGCTGGATGGGCCACGCCTTTACTACCCCAATCGCTTCACCCCCGCTCCGTTGCGGGCGTTTATCGAGATATGTCAGGGTGAAAGCTAA
- a CDS encoding SDR family oxidoreductase, translating to MLIVTGASGKLGGLAVEALLRIVPVAQIGVSVRDPKKLAWLAARGVRVRQGDYADADSLRYAWEGARRVLLVSSNARTYGEDPLQHHETAIKVAKELGVERIFYTSQTASSAQSQFLPARDHAATEEILAASGLAWTALRHGFYAESAVGMNVHGFASGRLVGPADGKVAWTTHDDLAEVDARLLAGQEIFEGATPPLTGSEALNLADLAQMASTLTEKKVTRETISEETLLQNLENVGVPAPVRSVIQGYYRAAKAGEFAVVDPTLARILGRAPRLMRDVLARALA from the coding sequence ATGCTGATCGTCACGGGTGCATCGGGAAAATTGGGTGGTCTTGCGGTGGAGGCCCTCTTGCGCATCGTTCCTGTGGCACAAATCGGGGTCAGTGTCCGCGACCCGAAAAAGCTGGCGTGGCTGGCCGCGCGCGGCGTGCGTGTGCGCCAAGGTGATTACGCAGATGCGGATAGCCTACGTTATGCATGGGAAGGGGCACGCCGGGTTTTGCTTGTGTCATCGAATGCGCGAACCTATGGAGAAGATCCGCTCCAGCACCATGAAACAGCCATAAAGGTTGCAAAAGAGCTTGGCGTTGAACGGATATTTTACACCAGCCAAACCGCCAGCAGCGCGCAATCCCAGTTCCTACCGGCACGCGACCACGCCGCAACCGAAGAGATTCTGGCAGCCTCTGGGCTGGCTTGGACCGCGCTGCGCCATGGCTTTTACGCAGAGAGTGCTGTGGGCATGAACGTGCATGGCTTTGCGAGCGGTCGTTTGGTAGGCCCTGCGGACGGCAAAGTGGCTTGGACGACCCACGACGACCTGGCAGAAGTTGATGCGCGTCTCCTGGCCGGGCAGGAAATATTTGAAGGCGCAACACCACCTCTCACAGGCAGTGAAGCCCTTAATCTTGCTGACCTTGCGCAGATGGCGAGCACATTGACCGAAAAGAAGGTAACTCGCGAGACGATCAGTGAAGAGACACTGCTCCAGAACTTGGAGAACGTGGGCGTGCCTGCCCCCGTTAGAAGCGTCATTCAGGGCTATTATCGCGCCGCAAAAGCAGGGGAGTTTGCCGTCGTAGATCCAACGCTCGCACGCATTCTCGGCCGCGCGCCACGCCTGATGCGAGACGTCTTGGCCCGCGCATTGGCATAA
- a CDS encoding EthD domain-containing protein translates to MIKMTMLLKRNPDIDHAAFVRHHRETHGPLFRSIPEAETHVLRYIQTHPTDGDFPVPLADFDGTAEIWFDSPEGMRAVLGSETYEQKVFPDEKTFLDHENTLILVGAQTEIIEERG, encoded by the coding sequence ATGATCAAGATGACGATGCTGCTCAAGCGCAATCCAGATATCGACCACGCCGCCTTCGTGCGCCACCACCGCGAGACGCACGGGCCGCTGTTCCGCTCGATCCCCGAAGCCGAGACCCATGTGCTGCGCTATATCCAGACCCACCCGACTGATGGAGATTTCCCCGTCCCGCTGGCCGACTTCGACGGCACCGCCGAGATCTGGTTCGACAGCCCAGAAGGCATGCGTGCCGTGCTCGGCTCCGAGACCTACGAGCAGAAGGTCTTTCCGGACGAAAAGACTTTCCTCGACCATGAGAACACGCTGATCCTCGTGGGCGCGCAGACCGAGATTATTGAGGAAAGGGGATAA
- a CDS encoding antibiotic biosynthesis monooxygenase, with product MTRTMIARATPKAGQAERLEALVETLARQVRREAGNIRFEAFTEEGGAVVMLEEYRDEAAFKAHLAQPHTQEFNAALEEAATGGGSTVTDLATFADAKPAAPGVRGVDHAGLTVPDIDAATRFFSEAFGAVTLYDVLPEDGPDMEGEGPQAELGLSPGTRITHMRLVRIGNGPCLELFRIEGGEQSEPARLQDLGLTHLGLYVDDVEAACAAFAAAGGTLLKGPHPLANNEDNDGNAGIYGRAPWGTLIELLTYPGGIDLPEGAPAPRWTPNP from the coding sequence ATGACACGCACAATGATTGCGAGGGCCACCCCGAAGGCGGGGCAAGCCGAGAGGCTCGAAGCGCTGGTAGAGACGCTCGCGCGGCAGGTGCGCCGCGAGGCGGGCAACATTCGCTTCGAGGCCTTCACCGAGGAAGGCGGTGCGGTGGTGATGCTCGAGGAATACCGCGACGAAGCGGCCTTCAAGGCACACCTCGCCCAACCCCATACCCAAGAGTTCAACGCGGCGCTCGAGGAGGCTGCGACGGGAGGCGGATCGACCGTGACCGATCTCGCCACCTTCGCCGACGCGAAGCCAGCGGCCCCGGGGGTCCGTGGGGTTGATCACGCGGGCCTCACGGTTCCCGACATCGACGCCGCGACCCGTTTCTTTTCCGAAGCCTTCGGAGCAGTCACGCTTTACGACGTGCTGCCGGAGGATGGGCCTGACATGGAAGGGGAGGGTCCGCAGGCCGAACTCGGCCTCTCGCCGGGCACGCGGATCACCCATATGCGCCTTGTGCGGATCGGGAACGGACCGTGCCTCGAACTCTTCCGCATCGAGGGCGGGGAGCAGTCCGAACCCGCGCGCCTTCAGGACCTGGGGCTTACGCATCTTGGATTATACGTCGACGACGTCGAAGCGGCCTGCGCCGCCTTCGCCGCCGCCGGAGGCACGTTGCTGAAGGGCCCGCATCCGCTCGCCAACAACGAGGACAACGACGGCAATGCAGGCATCTACGGCCGCGCCCCTTGGGGCACGCTGATCGAGCTCCTGACCTATCCCGGCGGCATCGACCTGCCCGAGGGCGCCCCGGCGCCGCGCTGGACCCCCAATCCCTAA
- a CDS encoding IclR family transcriptional regulator translates to MIQSVTRALEVLDTIAHAGGAASLGEIAARTGLKTTTAHNILRTLQDTGYIRRRPGDMRYHLGDRILNLARVVGDDDALRRRLRPVLEEMAARTFETVFLAVPSGDEVYFLDAIESPRTLRASSQRGERLPMAGSAIGLLFLAFLPALRRRMFEVHAHRIGPGIEAEIEVIAARGLALDRENWLPGLSCVAVPWRDDGEIRAGFGLAGPSSRLTATRLGETAQIMRELAAVAGDTA, encoded by the coding sequence ATGATTCAATCTGTCACCCGCGCCCTCGAGGTGCTCGACACCATAGCCCATGCAGGCGGCGCCGCCTCTCTTGGAGAGATCGCCGCCAGGACGGGCCTGAAGACGACGACCGCTCACAACATCCTCAGAACTCTCCAAGACACCGGTTATATCCGCCGTCGACCTGGCGACATGCGCTACCACCTCGGGGATCGCATCCTGAACCTTGCCCGCGTGGTGGGCGATGACGATGCCCTGCGCCGCCGCTTGCGCCCCGTGCTCGAGGAAATGGCGGCCCGCACCTTTGAGACGGTCTTCCTCGCCGTGCCCTCTGGCGACGAAGTCTACTTCCTCGACGCGATCGAGAGCCCGCGCACGCTGCGGGCCTCGAGCCAACGCGGCGAACGCCTGCCGATGGCGGGCTCGGCCATCGGTCTTCTCTTCCTCGCATTCCTCCCGGCCCTGCGCCGCCGGATGTTCGAGGTCCACGCGCATCGCATCGGTCCCGGCATCGAAGCCGAGATCGAAGTCATCGCCGCACGCGGCCTCGCCCTCGACCGCGAGAACTGGCTCCCCGGCCTGAGCTGCGTCGCCGTCCCCTGGCGCGACGACGGCGAGATCCGCGCGGGCTTCGGCCTCGCCGGGCCGAGCAGCCGCCTGACCGCCACGCGCTTGGGCGAGACGGCACAGATCATGCGCGAGCTCGCGGCGGTCGCAGGAGATACCGCTTAG
- a CDS encoding MarR family winged helix-turn-helix transcriptional regulator has protein sequence MQNTHIPALTRQLHIALLDIMAVMNNPKVDEAMVRAAGLSLDRALFALLVSVERFGPLGIVELADRVGRDYTTVSRQVAKLDELGLVERRGSARDRRVREASITLAGKEMTDFVDAARARMASEIFESWEEEDVGDLVRLVQKLAKGMREATASSPHDTSQGS, from the coding sequence ATGCAAAATACACACATTCCGGCACTCACGCGCCAGCTGCACATCGCGCTGCTCGACATCATGGCCGTGATGAACAACCCGAAGGTGGACGAGGCGATGGTCCGCGCGGCCGGGCTGTCCCTCGACCGCGCCCTCTTCGCGTTGCTTGTCAGCGTCGAACGGTTCGGCCCCCTGGGGATCGTGGAACTGGCAGACCGCGTGGGGCGCGACTACACGACCGTTAGCCGCCAGGTGGCCAAACTGGACGAGCTCGGCCTGGTCGAGCGGCGCGGCAGCGCGCGCGACCGCCGCGTCCGCGAGGCCAGCATCACTCTGGCTGGCAAGGAGATGACCGACTTTGTCGATGCGGCCCGCGCCAGAATGGCGAGCGAAATATTCGAGTCCTGGGAGGAGGAAGATGTTGGGGACCTGGTTCGGCTCGTCCAGAAGTTGGCCAAGGGCATGCGGGAAGCTACCGCCTCCTCACCGCATGACACGTCTCAAGGCAGCTGA
- a CDS encoding FAD-dependent oxidoreductase produces MTKDLDVLIVGAGPAGSTLAVDLARRGVTTRIIDKSPHGFPGSRAKGIQPRSLELFEDIGALDDILAAGSLYPPLGIHLGPVRIPKRMFKPAPGSDGTPFRETWLIPQFSTDAIIQKQLAPFGVRVEYGTELLGLAQDDDGVTARIDGPSGPEEVRARYLVGADGGASLVRKSVGIAFEGQTDEADRMIILDCRIDGLGRDHWHVWPGLKGRFAGACPLPHGDLFQVMIRLQPGEAPDMSDAALNERFRKQTRSGKLQLSDIQWKTVFRPNIRLAARYREGRVFLAGDAAHVHTPMGAQGLNTGVQDAYNLGWKLGQVLAGAPDALLESYEAERQPIAARVLGLSTAKYEALNRLDPASIKRGADEKQLGISYAGGPLAGSDTGEAAKLKAGDRAPDATLAGPDGTARRLFQVTCGPAFTLIAVGQEARADLAAINWPDTGAALTRVAIDGTAGDALALTDPQGSFRANYGIERDTLILIRPDGYIGEIATCGRAAAIERFTSRVAPAAN; encoded by the coding sequence ATGACCAAGGATCTCGACGTTCTCATCGTGGGCGCAGGCCCGGCGGGGTCGACCCTTGCCGTCGACCTCGCACGGCGAGGTGTGACCACACGCATCATCGACAAGAGCCCGCATGGTTTCCCCGGCTCTCGCGCCAAGGGCATTCAGCCCCGCTCGCTCGAGCTCTTTGAAGATATCGGCGCGCTGGACGACATCCTCGCCGCCGGGTCGCTCTACCCCCCGCTGGGCATTCACCTCGGCCCGGTCAGAATTCCCAAGCGGATGTTCAAACCGGCGCCCGGGAGCGACGGCACGCCTTTTCGCGAAACTTGGCTGATCCCGCAGTTCAGCACAGACGCCATCATCCAGAAACAACTCGCGCCGTTCGGTGTCCGGGTCGAGTATGGCACGGAGCTTCTTGGGCTCGCGCAGGATGACGACGGGGTGACCGCGCGGATCGACGGGCCTTCCGGACCCGAAGAAGTGCGCGCCCGCTACCTCGTGGGTGCAGATGGCGGCGCCAGCCTCGTGCGAAAGAGCGTGGGTATTGCCTTCGAGGGCCAAACCGACGAGGCCGACCGGATGATCATCCTCGACTGCCGGATCGACGGGCTGGGACGCGACCACTGGCACGTATGGCCCGGCCTCAAGGGCCGGTTCGCCGGGGCCTGTCCGCTGCCGCATGGCGACCTTTTCCAAGTCATGATCCGCCTGCAGCCCGGCGAGGCGCCCGACATGTCCGACGCGGCGCTGAACGAGAGATTCCGGAAACAGACCCGCTCCGGCAAGCTTCAGCTGAGCGACATCCAGTGGAAGACTGTTTTCCGCCCCAATATCCGGCTGGCCGCGCGTTATCGCGAGGGCCGGGTGTTCCTGGCGGGCGACGCGGCGCATGTTCACACGCCCATGGGGGCCCAGGGGCTGAACACCGGCGTGCAGGATGCCTACAATCTGGGTTGGAAGCTCGGCCAAGTCTTGGCCGGTGCGCCCGATGCGCTGCTCGAAAGCTACGAGGCAGAGCGGCAGCCCATCGCCGCGAGAGTGCTGGGCCTGTCGACCGCTAAATACGAGGCGCTTAACCGGCTCGATCCAGCCAGCATAAAGCGGGGCGCGGATGAAAAACAGCTCGGCATATCCTACGCGGGCGGCCCGCTGGCCGGCTCCGATACCGGGGAAGCCGCGAAGCTGAAGGCTGGGGACCGTGCGCCCGACGCGACGCTCGCGGGCCCGGACGGCACAGCGCGGCGCCTCTTCCAGGTGACCTGCGGCCCGGCCTTCACGCTGATCGCCGTCGGACAGGAGGCCCGGGCGGACCTCGCGGCCATCAACTGGCCGGATACCGGAGCAGCGCTGACCCGCGTGGCCATCGACGGAACGGCCGGGGACGCGCTCGCATTGACCGATCCGCAGGGCTCCTTCCGCGCCAACTACGGCATTGAGAGGGACACGCTTATCCTTATCCGGCCGGACGGCTACATCGGCGAGATCGCGACCTGTGGCCGCGCCGCTGCGATCGAACGTTTCACGTCCCGCGTGGCACCCGCGGCCAATTGA
- a CDS encoding NAD(P)H-dependent oxidoreductase, whose translation MKILVIFNHPYEGSYCAAILEQIRTGLAAGGHELDLIHLDRDDFDPVMRDKDLRAFALGRNDPDAAAALVDPEVLAYRDRLLAAEHIVFVFPIWWELMPARMKGFVDKVIFPGLTYGYTEKGRTGMVSYMEKLRGVTVITTMNTPSWAYRLIFGNAVPKALLRGTFWKIGVKNRRWISLSNVKSRSLEKRRAWLAMIEDRMRKLK comes from the coding sequence ATGAAAATTCTGGTTATCTTCAACCATCCCTACGAAGGCAGCTATTGCGCCGCCATTCTCGAACAAATCCGCACCGGCCTCGCCGCGGGCGGACACGAGCTCGACCTCATTCACCTCGATCGGGATGACTTCGACCCCGTCATGCGCGACAAGGACCTCCGGGCCTTTGCTCTCGGGCGCAATGATCCCGATGCGGCCGCGGCCCTGGTTGATCCGGAGGTGCTGGCCTATCGCGACCGCCTGCTGGCGGCCGAGCACATCGTCTTTGTCTTCCCCATCTGGTGGGAGCTCATGCCAGCCCGGATGAAGGGCTTCGTGGACAAGGTGATCTTCCCGGGGCTGACCTATGGCTACACCGAGAAAGGCCGCACCGGCATGGTCAGCTACATGGAGAAGTTGCGCGGCGTCACGGTCATCACCACGATGAACACCCCCTCCTGGGCCTACCGGCTGATCTTCGGCAACGCGGTTCCAAAGGCCCTGCTGCGCGGAACCTTCTGGAAGATCGGCGTCAAGAACAGGCGGTGGATTTCGCTGAGCAACGTCAAATCGAGATCGCTGGAAAAGCGGCGCGCATGGCTCGCTATGATCGAAGACCGCATGCGCAAACTTAAATAG
- a CDS encoding VOC family protein gives MSPYLICADGDEMITFVEQVFGGKLQRRFNRPDGSLMHAEVRIDDSILMIGGGATSAQQVAPHIHVYVPDACEVFDRAVAAGATIVQEPQRKRDDDDLRGGVQDASGTTWWIASQ, from the coding sequence ATGAGCCCCTATTTGATTTGCGCTGATGGGGATGAAATGATTACTTTCGTGGAGCAAGTCTTCGGAGGAAAGCTTCAGCGACGCTTCAATCGACCGGATGGATCATTGATGCATGCGGAAGTCCGGATTGACGACAGCATTTTGATGATCGGCGGAGGAGCAACCTCAGCCCAGCAAGTCGCGCCGCACATCCATGTTTATGTTCCAGATGCCTGCGAAGTTTTTGACCGAGCCGTTGCCGCGGGAGCAACTATCGTTCAGGAACCTCAGAGAAAGCGGGACGATGATGACCTACGGGGAGGCGTCCAGGACGCCTCCGGGACGACGTGGTGGATCGCGTCTCAATAG
- a CDS encoding GFA family protein has translation MDDNPAIGQCLCGAVKFRISGKFESFFLCHCARCRKDSGSAHSANLFSSTAKITWISGEENIKTFRLPGSRHVKSFCSDCGAALPVSQPEVDLLVVPAGSLDSRIDMRPNAHIYCSSRAIWDNDLASIESIDGLPG, from the coding sequence ATGGACGACAATCCAGCCATCGGACAATGCCTGTGCGGCGCCGTGAAATTCCGCATATCGGGAAAGTTCGAGAGCTTTTTCCTGTGCCACTGCGCCCGTTGCCGCAAGGACAGCGGGTCGGCCCACTCGGCAAACCTGTTTTCGTCCACGGCCAAAATTACATGGATATCAGGTGAGGAAAACATCAAGACGTTCCGGCTCCCCGGTTCACGCCACGTGAAGAGCTTTTGCTCCGACTGCGGGGCCGCGCTGCCTGTTTCCCAACCGGAGGTTGATTTGCTTGTGGTGCCAGCAGGATCGCTTGACAGCCGGATCGACATGCGACCCAATGCGCATATCTACTGTTCCAGTCGCGCGATTTGGGACAACGACCTGGCCTCCATTGAGAGTATCGACGGGCTTCCCGGCTGA
- a CDS encoding autotransporter domain-containing protein, translating to MTTIGKRRRFMGTSALLSVCLPFCNPAFADVNTQLETITPAEDTRAYYGDTPDPRDENYSYRLTHEAVVGGMTADGNAFVGTVYRNYSNAIYAGFEWTETGGVGPAGNAAATTPSEAYYYFTANDISADGSVIVGKAAGGISNHPGVQRAYRWTAAEGYQDLGTVDRTATFGQSDARAVSGDGRTVVGYDRALNGSETAFRWTQETGMVSLGFLPGRTSSGNDWARGASWDGSVIVGQATGAPEGSFGASALKPFRWTEATGMEQLSIPAGNNPYALDTGYASDVSWDGRVIVGAMQPGGVYGHRAVRWTDGTMALLGTLPEVEAAQAADISEALGVSGNGDVIVGLVNGFDSRTHGFRWTEDGGMQTVEDWLRDSGATIDASVPGSSEITLTAVSTNADGSVVVGITRDSETYIARGNGTGSAALPGSGDTGGGDTGGGDTGGGDTGGGGTGGGDTGGGDTGGGDTGGGNTGGGDTGGGGTGGGDTGGGDTGGGDTGGGNTGGGVGIITVSSLGSSLATTGAANTTTTRSLGVIVNGAGSRPLDRRVEQGRSIFWTGGDWGTDQIDGKDGRFGLGEVGFGHNFGAFQLNGVVGTIANHQDAILGGKTETRATYVKLEALRQLSGTDDRGLWAAFTASGLWGTAELTRGYLVGGGALDTSRGKTDVEAYGIRARLQYENIVPMISPYGELSHSKSCLDAYSESGGAFPAAFDRLCDEATELRLGFDAEVPLSSRINLLGTLEGVHRFQDSGSSVTGEVIGIGAFDLGAPDYQQDWLRAGLGISADLGGSKLSIIANGTTKGEAADAWIAANWSIKF from the coding sequence ATGACAACCATCGGTAAACGGCGCCGGTTCATGGGGACTTCGGCGCTTCTGTCCGTGTGTCTTCCTTTCTGCAATCCGGCGTTTGCAGACGTGAACACGCAACTCGAAACCATCACCCCGGCGGAGGATACGCGCGCCTACTACGGGGACACGCCTGATCCACGGGACGAGAACTACAGCTACAGGTTGACCCACGAGGCCGTCGTGGGCGGGATGACAGCGGACGGCAACGCGTTCGTGGGAACCGTTTACCGCAACTACTCGAACGCCATCTACGCCGGGTTCGAATGGACCGAGACGGGCGGCGTCGGGCCTGCGGGAAATGCCGCCGCCACGACCCCCTCCGAGGCCTATTACTACTTCACGGCGAACGACATTTCGGCAGACGGATCCGTTATCGTCGGCAAGGCCGCAGGCGGCATTTCAAATCATCCAGGGGTTCAGCGCGCCTATCGATGGACGGCTGCGGAAGGGTATCAGGATCTTGGCACCGTGGATCGGACGGCCACGTTCGGCCAGTCCGATGCCCGCGCCGTTTCCGGCGACGGCCGCACCGTCGTCGGCTATGACCGCGCGCTAAATGGCAGCGAAACGGCGTTTCGATGGACGCAAGAAACCGGCATGGTCAGCCTTGGTTTTCTACCCGGACGCACCTCTTCCGGAAATGACTGGGCGCGTGGCGCGTCTTGGGATGGCAGCGTGATTGTCGGACAGGCAACCGGCGCCCCCGAGGGCTCCTTTGGCGCCAGCGCCCTGAAACCGTTCCGCTGGACCGAGGCAACGGGGATGGAACAGTTGTCGATCCCGGCAGGCAACAACCCCTACGCGCTCGATACAGGTTACGCCAGCGACGTGTCGTGGGACGGGCGCGTGATCGTCGGCGCGATGCAGCCGGGCGGCGTCTATGGTCATCGCGCCGTGCGCTGGACCGACGGCACCATGGCCTTGCTGGGCACGCTGCCCGAGGTAGAGGCGGCCCAGGCGGCGGACATCTCCGAAGCGCTCGGTGTGTCCGGCAATGGCGACGTCATCGTCGGCTTGGTGAATGGCTTCGACAGCCGCACCCATGGCTTCCGCTGGACCGAAGACGGCGGGATGCAGACTGTCGAGGACTGGCTACGCGACAGTGGCGCGACGATTGACGCATCAGTTCCCGGCAGCTCCGAAATCACGCTGACGGCAGTCTCGACCAATGCGGACGGATCGGTCGTCGTCGGGATCACCCGCGACAGCGAGACCTATATCGCCCGTGGTAACGGAACAGGCTCTGCCGCCCTGCCCGGCTCTGGCGACACCGGCGGAGGTGACACCGGCGGAGGCGATACCGGCGGAGGCGACACCGGCGGAGGTGGCACCGGCGGCGGCGACACCGGCGGCGGCGACACCGGCGGAGGTGACACCGGCGGAGGCAATACCGGCGGAGGCGACACCGGCGGAGGTGGCACCGGCGGCGGCGACACCGGGGGCGGCGACACTGGCGGAGGCGATACCGGCGGAGGCAATACCGGCGGCGGCGTGGGCATCATTACGGTTTCCAGCCTGGGTTCCAGCCTCGCGACGACCGGTGCCGCAAATACGACGACGACCCGCAGCCTCGGTGTCATCGTCAATGGCGCAGGCTCGCGTCCGCTTGACCGACGTGTCGAACAGGGGCGCTCCATCTTCTGGACGGGCGGCGATTGGGGAACGGACCAGATCGACGGCAAGGACGGTCGCTTTGGTCTTGGTGAGGTCGGCTTTGGCCATAACTTCGGCGCGTTTCAGCTGAACGGCGTGGTCGGCACGATTGCCAATCATCAAGACGCGATCCTTGGCGGGAAAACCGAAACCCGCGCCACCTATGTCAAGCTCGAAGCTCTGCGCCAGTTGAGCGGCACGGACGACCGCGGGCTTTGGGCCGCGTTCACGGCCTCGGGTCTGTGGGGCACGGCCGAGCTTACGCGCGGCTATCTCGTGGGCGGCGGCGCGCTCGACACGTCTCGAGGCAAAACGGATGTCGAAGCCTACGGGATCCGCGCTCGCCTCCAATACGAGAACATCGTGCCGATGATCTCTCCCTATGGCGAGCTTTCGCACTCCAAGTCATGTCTTGACGCATATAGCGAAAGCGGGGGCGCATTCCCGGCCGCCTTCGACCGGCTCTGCGACGAGGCAACGGAACTTCGGCTCGGTTTCGATGCGGAAGTGCCTTTGTCCAGCAGGATCAACCTGCTCGGCACGCTTGAAGGGGTTCACCGTTTTCAGGACAGCGGCTCTAGCGTGACGGGCGAAGTGATCGGCATCGGCGCCTTCGACCTGGGTGCGCCGGATTACCAACAGGACTGGCTGCGCGCCGGCCTGGGTATTTCTGCGGATCTTGGTGGATCGAAACTCAGCATCATTGCTAACGGCACCACCAAAGGTGAAGCGGCAGATGCGTGGATCGCCGCGAACTGGAGCATCAAGTTCTGA